Proteins from one Ahaetulla prasina isolate Xishuangbanna chromosome 2, ASM2864084v1, whole genome shotgun sequence genomic window:
- the CEP131 gene encoding centrosomal protein of 131 kDa isoform X1, with amino-acid sequence MKSARGSSSSFQGNSVNGVDLILTGLPMQVLQRPSSASPGKHIARSISVITENKPKRNILEDAGLATSRAMNNLRRSNSTTQVNQQMNDAIISADHHDDFLTLFNSSSTGRKKLASLSKDSPEKKTTWNILDEQPRIFPASSSTPGSMRKKEICVPLAANFTANNRSNKGAMGNCVTTMVHNNYSTTDKVSVPKSSNQATTSLNNIIKATSNEDTDSSSYMKSQKNFSSSNILAWNNNTSSSSPPARIQEVSEEEAERFVNQVNSAAVTIQRWYRWHSQRHKEGVAQLERLLASKREEKQQQQQQTDEGNILDLQQRRDEERKKIREEKARLARRAAIQELQQKRTQKALETQRLVEEELAVIKEGKKARRRKSEKASSLKNSSPANSIIKANNAGANFHFAGIDLEEASAMPSLCRSAQNKGLEEQPQDGSSGKMPSEDLDGMMSTASRMHSKITFHDLLDTLKLLEADPEFLPLLPYQTKVFKDYKYAWIDGDLDSISLTTDNVEKFGKLNCSLGAPEEGTLLSETKLQNIMSFLDEMEKSEQERPRSVASASQQEGLLPEEELAHLDQVSAVATEVTSSIQKLKLEVEEKKRAVAFLQRALAQQQELTGQHVKDVQKELTHQLTMQREQYEAAIQRHLAFIDQLIDDKRALNQKCEAVVSELKLVDQKYTKKIAQMQEQHELVWRTLGPLCEEIKKLKQLMTATEKIRREKWIDEKTKKIKEITVKGLEPEIQKLIAKHKLEIKKLKSLHEVELLQSDERAAQRYIRQTEELKEMLEHEKEEQGQRERELARQRYEKQLEQEEQSLQQQRRRLYNEVAEEKERLNQQAARQRAQLEDLRKQLEENNSIVTKALKEEYEKGKEEQERRHQVEIQTLKMQLDMEKQAWEASYLKKEEAWLLTRERELREEVRKERDKEIELVIQKLEADMSSAKDECERIAENRIKRMRDKYELELRELELSERKFQERCNELKGRLLEAESETVRLQGLLRQKEQEVEDIRKVKDQLAQERSSLSEVIRQEFADRLVTTEEDNKHLKIEMAELRARQRLELDRVMRDKEEELEEVHKRVKTAIVKKEEAVNSFRKQYEAAMKRAEHLESLLEQQRKQLLATK; translated from the exons ATGAAGAGTGCCCGTGGCAGCAGTTCTTCCTTTCAGGGAAACAGTGTCAATGGTGTGGACCTCATTCTTACAGGGCTGCCTATGCAAGTGCTTCAGCGCCCCAGCAGTGCCTCCCCAGGCAAACACATTGCTCGTTCCATTTCTGTCATTACGGAAAACAAACCCAAGAGGAATATCCTG GAAGATGCAGGGCTTGCCACCTCTAGAGCTATGAACAATTTACGAAGATCCAACAGTACAACGCAGGTTAATCAGCAAATGAATGATGCCATCAT CAGTGCAGATCACCATGATGACTTCCTCACGTTGTTCAATAGCAGCTCCACTGGAAGAAAAAAACTAGCAAGTCTAAGCAAAGATTCCCCAGAAAAGAAAACTACCTGGAACATCCTA GATGAGCAGCCCAGGATATTTCCTGCCTCATCCAGCACTCCTGGAAGCATGAGGAAGAAAGAAATCTGTGTACCCCTTGCAGCTAATTTCACTGCCAATAATAG GAGTAACAAAGGTGCCATGGGCAACTGCGTCACCACTATGGTGCATAACAATTACTCCACTACGGACAAAGTATCTGTGCCAAAGAGCTCCAATCAAGCTACAACTTCGCTCAA CAACATCATCAAAGCTACCTCTAATGAAGACACAGACAGCAGCAGTTACATGAAATCTCAGAAGAACTTTTCCAGCAGCAACATCCTGGCTTGGAACAATAACACCAGTAGTAGCAGTCCCCCAGCTAGGATACAAGAAGTGTCTGAGGAGGAGGCTGAGCG ATTTGTTAACCAAGTCAATTCGGCTGCTGTGACAATCCAGCGCTGGTACCGGTGGCATTCTCAGAGGCACAAGGAAGGTGTAGCTCAGCTTGAGCGATTGTTAGCTTCCAAAAGAGAG gaaaagcagcagcagcagcagcagacagATGAGGGCAACATCTTGGATTTGCAGCAGAGACGAGatgaggagaggaaaaaaatacgAGAGGAGAAAGCTCGCCTTGCCCGAAGAGCAGCTATCCAG GAGCTGCAACAAAAACGAACCCAAAAAGCTTTAGAGACACAGCGTTTggtggaggaggagctggcagtaATTAAAGAAGGCAAGAAAGCCAGAAGAAGGAAAAGTGAGAAAGCCAGCTCTTTGAAAAATAGCAGTCCTGCTAACAGCATCATCAAAGCCAACAATGCAG GGGCCAACTTCCACTTTGCGGGAATAGATTTAGAAGAAGCTTCTGCCATGCCATCTCTTTGTCGTTCAGCACAAAACAAAGGACTTGAAGAACAGCCACAG GATGGGAGTTCGGGAAAAATGCCCAGTGAAGATTTGGATGGTATGATGAGCACAGCCAGTAGGATGCATTCCAAAATAACCTTTCATGACCTACTAGACACCCTGAAGCTTTTGGAAGCGGATCCAGAATTTCTGCCACTGCTACCGTATCAAACAAAGGTTTTCAAGGATTACAAATATGCTTGGATAGATGGG GACTTGGACTCAATTTCTCTAACCACTGATAACGTAGAGAAGTTTGGAAAATTGAACTGCTCCCTGGGAGCCCCTGAAGAAGGAACATTATTGTCAGAAACAAAACTTCAGAATATAatgagctttttggatgagatggAAAAATCTGAGCAGGAACGACCCAGGTCTGTTGCCTCAGCTTCACAGCAAGAG GGATTATTGCCAGAAGAAGAACTCGCCCACTTGGATCAGGTCTCAGCAGTTGCCACAGAAGTCACCAGCTCTATCCAGAAGCTGAAGTTGGaagtagaagaaaagaagagagctgttgcttttctacaaagagcaCTG GCTCAACAGCAGGAGTTAACTGGGCAGCATGTTAAAGATGTACAGAAAGAGCTGACTCACCAACTGACTATGCAGAGGGAGCAGTATGAAGCTGCAATCCAACGGCACCTAGCCTTCATTGACCAG CTCATCGATGACAAAAGAGCTCTGAATCAGAAATGTGAAGCAGTGGTATCTGAATTGAAGCTTGTGGATCAGAAATATACAAAGAAAATTGCCCAGATGCAAGAGCAGCATGAGTTG GTCTGGCGCACTCTGGGCCCCCTCTGTGAG GAAATAAAGAAGCTGAAACAACTGATGACTGCCACAGAAAAAATCCGCCGAGAGAAATGGATTGATGAAAAGACCAAGAAGATCAAAGAGATCACTGTTAAAG GCTTGGAGCCTGAAATCCAGAAGCTCATTGCTAAACACAAGCTAGAGATCAAAAAGCTGAAATCGCTGCATGAAGTAGAACTACTGCAGTCGGATGAGCGTGCAGCTCAGCGCTACATTCGACAGACAGAAGAACTGAAAGAGATGCTGGAGCATGAGAAGGAAGAGCAGGGGCAGCGAGAGAGAGAACTGGCAAGGCAGCG GTATGAGAAGCAGCTGGAGCAGGAGGAGCAGTCTCTACAGCAACAGCGGCGCCGACTCTACAATGAAGTGGCTGAGGAGAAGGAGAGGCTAAACCAACAGGCTGCCAG GCAAAGAGCTCAACTGGAGGATTTGCGAAAGCAATTGGAAGAGAACAATTCGATTGTTACCAAGGCTTTAAAGGAAGAAtatgagaaagggaaggaagaacagGAGCGACGGCATCAG GTAGAAATACAGACCTTGAAGATGCAACTGGATATGGAGAAGCAGGCCTGGGAGGCCTCTTACCTGAAAAAAGAG GAGGCCTGGTTGCTAACTCGAGAACGGGAGCTAAGAGAAGAAGTCCGGAAAGAAAGGGACAAGGAGATTGAGCTAGTCATCCAGAAGCTAGAAGCTGACATGTCTTCTGCCAAGGATGAATGTGAGAGGATTGCAGAGAACAG AATAAAGAGAATGCGAGACAAATATGAATTAGAGCTGCGGGAATTGGAGCTGTCGGAACGAAAGTTTCAAGAACGCTGCAATGAGCTGAAGGGGCGTTTGCTGGAAGCAGAAAGTGAGACTGTTCGTCTCCAGGGTCTTCTACGCCAGAAGGAACAGGAAGTTGAGGACATCCGAAAG GTGAAGGACCAATTAGCTCAGGAGCGCAGCAGCCTTTCTGAGGTTATTCGGCAAGAGTTTGCAGACCGACTGGTGACCACAGAAGAAGACAACAAACATCTCAAGATAGAAATGGCTGAACTTCGTGCCCGTCAGCGCTTGGAGCTGGACAGAGTGATGCGAGACAAAGAGGAGGAGCTGGAAGAGGTGCATAAAAG
- the CEP131 gene encoding centrosomal protein of 131 kDa isoform X2, with amino-acid sequence MKSARGSSSSFQGNSVNGVDLILTGLPMQVLQRPSSASPGKHIARSISVITENKPKRNILEDAGLATSRAMNNLRRSNSTTQVNQQMNDAIIADHHDDFLTLFNSSSTGRKKLASLSKDSPEKKTTWNILDEQPRIFPASSSTPGSMRKKEICVPLAANFTANNRSNKGAMGNCVTTMVHNNYSTTDKVSVPKSSNQATTSLNNIIKATSNEDTDSSSYMKSQKNFSSSNILAWNNNTSSSSPPARIQEVSEEEAERFVNQVNSAAVTIQRWYRWHSQRHKEGVAQLERLLASKREEKQQQQQQTDEGNILDLQQRRDEERKKIREEKARLARRAAIQELQQKRTQKALETQRLVEEELAVIKEGKKARRRKSEKASSLKNSSPANSIIKANNAGANFHFAGIDLEEASAMPSLCRSAQNKGLEEQPQDGSSGKMPSEDLDGMMSTASRMHSKITFHDLLDTLKLLEADPEFLPLLPYQTKVFKDYKYAWIDGDLDSISLTTDNVEKFGKLNCSLGAPEEGTLLSETKLQNIMSFLDEMEKSEQERPRSVASASQQEGLLPEEELAHLDQVSAVATEVTSSIQKLKLEVEEKKRAVAFLQRALAQQQELTGQHVKDVQKELTHQLTMQREQYEAAIQRHLAFIDQLIDDKRALNQKCEAVVSELKLVDQKYTKKIAQMQEQHELVWRTLGPLCEEIKKLKQLMTATEKIRREKWIDEKTKKIKEITVKGLEPEIQKLIAKHKLEIKKLKSLHEVELLQSDERAAQRYIRQTEELKEMLEHEKEEQGQRERELARQRYEKQLEQEEQSLQQQRRRLYNEVAEEKERLNQQAARQRAQLEDLRKQLEENNSIVTKALKEEYEKGKEEQERRHQVEIQTLKMQLDMEKQAWEASYLKKEEAWLLTRERELREEVRKERDKEIELVIQKLEADMSSAKDECERIAENRIKRMRDKYELELRELELSERKFQERCNELKGRLLEAESETVRLQGLLRQKEQEVEDIRKVKDQLAQERSSLSEVIRQEFADRLVTTEEDNKHLKIEMAELRARQRLELDRVMRDKEEELEEVHKRVKTAIVKKEEAVNSFRKQYEAAMKRAEHLESLLEQQRKQLLATK; translated from the exons ATGAAGAGTGCCCGTGGCAGCAGTTCTTCCTTTCAGGGAAACAGTGTCAATGGTGTGGACCTCATTCTTACAGGGCTGCCTATGCAAGTGCTTCAGCGCCCCAGCAGTGCCTCCCCAGGCAAACACATTGCTCGTTCCATTTCTGTCATTACGGAAAACAAACCCAAGAGGAATATCCTG GAAGATGCAGGGCTTGCCACCTCTAGAGCTATGAACAATTTACGAAGATCCAACAGTACAACGCAGGTTAATCAGCAAATGAATGATGCCATCAT TGCAGATCACCATGATGACTTCCTCACGTTGTTCAATAGCAGCTCCACTGGAAGAAAAAAACTAGCAAGTCTAAGCAAAGATTCCCCAGAAAAGAAAACTACCTGGAACATCCTA GATGAGCAGCCCAGGATATTTCCTGCCTCATCCAGCACTCCTGGAAGCATGAGGAAGAAAGAAATCTGTGTACCCCTTGCAGCTAATTTCACTGCCAATAATAG GAGTAACAAAGGTGCCATGGGCAACTGCGTCACCACTATGGTGCATAACAATTACTCCACTACGGACAAAGTATCTGTGCCAAAGAGCTCCAATCAAGCTACAACTTCGCTCAA CAACATCATCAAAGCTACCTCTAATGAAGACACAGACAGCAGCAGTTACATGAAATCTCAGAAGAACTTTTCCAGCAGCAACATCCTGGCTTGGAACAATAACACCAGTAGTAGCAGTCCCCCAGCTAGGATACAAGAAGTGTCTGAGGAGGAGGCTGAGCG ATTTGTTAACCAAGTCAATTCGGCTGCTGTGACAATCCAGCGCTGGTACCGGTGGCATTCTCAGAGGCACAAGGAAGGTGTAGCTCAGCTTGAGCGATTGTTAGCTTCCAAAAGAGAG gaaaagcagcagcagcagcagcagacagATGAGGGCAACATCTTGGATTTGCAGCAGAGACGAGatgaggagaggaaaaaaatacgAGAGGAGAAAGCTCGCCTTGCCCGAAGAGCAGCTATCCAG GAGCTGCAACAAAAACGAACCCAAAAAGCTTTAGAGACACAGCGTTTggtggaggaggagctggcagtaATTAAAGAAGGCAAGAAAGCCAGAAGAAGGAAAAGTGAGAAAGCCAGCTCTTTGAAAAATAGCAGTCCTGCTAACAGCATCATCAAAGCCAACAATGCAG GGGCCAACTTCCACTTTGCGGGAATAGATTTAGAAGAAGCTTCTGCCATGCCATCTCTTTGTCGTTCAGCACAAAACAAAGGACTTGAAGAACAGCCACAG GATGGGAGTTCGGGAAAAATGCCCAGTGAAGATTTGGATGGTATGATGAGCACAGCCAGTAGGATGCATTCCAAAATAACCTTTCATGACCTACTAGACACCCTGAAGCTTTTGGAAGCGGATCCAGAATTTCTGCCACTGCTACCGTATCAAACAAAGGTTTTCAAGGATTACAAATATGCTTGGATAGATGGG GACTTGGACTCAATTTCTCTAACCACTGATAACGTAGAGAAGTTTGGAAAATTGAACTGCTCCCTGGGAGCCCCTGAAGAAGGAACATTATTGTCAGAAACAAAACTTCAGAATATAatgagctttttggatgagatggAAAAATCTGAGCAGGAACGACCCAGGTCTGTTGCCTCAGCTTCACAGCAAGAG GGATTATTGCCAGAAGAAGAACTCGCCCACTTGGATCAGGTCTCAGCAGTTGCCACAGAAGTCACCAGCTCTATCCAGAAGCTGAAGTTGGaagtagaagaaaagaagagagctgttgcttttctacaaagagcaCTG GCTCAACAGCAGGAGTTAACTGGGCAGCATGTTAAAGATGTACAGAAAGAGCTGACTCACCAACTGACTATGCAGAGGGAGCAGTATGAAGCTGCAATCCAACGGCACCTAGCCTTCATTGACCAG CTCATCGATGACAAAAGAGCTCTGAATCAGAAATGTGAAGCAGTGGTATCTGAATTGAAGCTTGTGGATCAGAAATATACAAAGAAAATTGCCCAGATGCAAGAGCAGCATGAGTTG GTCTGGCGCACTCTGGGCCCCCTCTGTGAG GAAATAAAGAAGCTGAAACAACTGATGACTGCCACAGAAAAAATCCGCCGAGAGAAATGGATTGATGAAAAGACCAAGAAGATCAAAGAGATCACTGTTAAAG GCTTGGAGCCTGAAATCCAGAAGCTCATTGCTAAACACAAGCTAGAGATCAAAAAGCTGAAATCGCTGCATGAAGTAGAACTACTGCAGTCGGATGAGCGTGCAGCTCAGCGCTACATTCGACAGACAGAAGAACTGAAAGAGATGCTGGAGCATGAGAAGGAAGAGCAGGGGCAGCGAGAGAGAGAACTGGCAAGGCAGCG GTATGAGAAGCAGCTGGAGCAGGAGGAGCAGTCTCTACAGCAACAGCGGCGCCGACTCTACAATGAAGTGGCTGAGGAGAAGGAGAGGCTAAACCAACAGGCTGCCAG GCAAAGAGCTCAACTGGAGGATTTGCGAAAGCAATTGGAAGAGAACAATTCGATTGTTACCAAGGCTTTAAAGGAAGAAtatgagaaagggaaggaagaacagGAGCGACGGCATCAG GTAGAAATACAGACCTTGAAGATGCAACTGGATATGGAGAAGCAGGCCTGGGAGGCCTCTTACCTGAAAAAAGAG GAGGCCTGGTTGCTAACTCGAGAACGGGAGCTAAGAGAAGAAGTCCGGAAAGAAAGGGACAAGGAGATTGAGCTAGTCATCCAGAAGCTAGAAGCTGACATGTCTTCTGCCAAGGATGAATGTGAGAGGATTGCAGAGAACAG AATAAAGAGAATGCGAGACAAATATGAATTAGAGCTGCGGGAATTGGAGCTGTCGGAACGAAAGTTTCAAGAACGCTGCAATGAGCTGAAGGGGCGTTTGCTGGAAGCAGAAAGTGAGACTGTTCGTCTCCAGGGTCTTCTACGCCAGAAGGAACAGGAAGTTGAGGACATCCGAAAG GTGAAGGACCAATTAGCTCAGGAGCGCAGCAGCCTTTCTGAGGTTATTCGGCAAGAGTTTGCAGACCGACTGGTGACCACAGAAGAAGACAACAAACATCTCAAGATAGAAATGGCTGAACTTCGTGCCCGTCAGCGCTTGGAGCTGGACAGAGTGATGCGAGACAAAGAGGAGGAGCTGGAAGAGGTGCATAAAAG
- the CEP131 gene encoding centrosomal protein of 131 kDa isoform X4, producing MKSARGSSSSFQGNSVNGVDLILTGLPMQVLQRPSSASPGKHIARSISVITENKPKRNILEDAGLATSRAMNNLRRSNSTTQVNQQMNDAIIADHHDDFLTLFNSSSTGRKKLASLSKDSPEKKTTWNILDEQPRIFPASSSTPGSMRKKEICVPLAANFTANNRSNKGAMGNCVTTMVHNNYSTTDKVSVPKSSNQATTSLNNIIKATSNEDTDSSSYMKSQKNFSSSNILAWNNNTSSSSPPARIQEVSEEEAERFVNQVNSAAVTIQRWYRWHSQRHKEGVAQLERLLASKREEKQQQQQQTDEGNILDLQQRRDEERKKIREEKARLARRAAIQELQQKRTQKALETQRLVEEELAVIKEGKKARRRKSEKASSLKNSSPANSIIKANNAGANFHFAGIDLEEASAMPSLCRSAQNKGLEEQPQDGSSGKMPSEDLDGMMSTASRMHSKITFHDLLDTLKLLEADPEFLPLLPYQTKVFKDYKYAWIDGDLDSISLTTDNVEKFGKLNCSLGAPEEGTLLSETKLQNIMSFLDEMEKSEQERPRSVASASQQEGLLPEEELAHLDQVSAVATEVTSSIQKLKLEVEEKKRAVAFLQRALAQQQELTGQHVKDVQKELTHQLTMQREQYEAAIQRHLAFIDQLIDDKRALNQKCEAVVSELKLVDQKYTKKIAQMQEQHELEIKKLKQLMTATEKIRREKWIDEKTKKIKEITVKGLEPEIQKLIAKHKLEIKKLKSLHEVELLQSDERAAQRYIRQTEELKEMLEHEKEEQGQRERELARQRYEKQLEQEEQSLQQQRRRLYNEVAEEKERLNQQAARQRAQLEDLRKQLEENNSIVTKALKEEYEKGKEEQERRHQVEIQTLKMQLDMEKQAWEASYLKKEEAWLLTRERELREEVRKERDKEIELVIQKLEADMSSAKDECERIAENRIKRMRDKYELELRELELSERKFQERCNELKGRLLEAESETVRLQGLLRQKEQEVEDIRKVKDQLAQERSSLSEVIRQEFADRLVTTEEDNKHLKIEMAELRARQRLELDRVMRDKEEELEEVHKRVKTAIVKKEEAVNSFRKQYEAAMKRAEHLESLLEQQRKQLLATK from the exons ATGAAGAGTGCCCGTGGCAGCAGTTCTTCCTTTCAGGGAAACAGTGTCAATGGTGTGGACCTCATTCTTACAGGGCTGCCTATGCAAGTGCTTCAGCGCCCCAGCAGTGCCTCCCCAGGCAAACACATTGCTCGTTCCATTTCTGTCATTACGGAAAACAAACCCAAGAGGAATATCCTG GAAGATGCAGGGCTTGCCACCTCTAGAGCTATGAACAATTTACGAAGATCCAACAGTACAACGCAGGTTAATCAGCAAATGAATGATGCCATCAT TGCAGATCACCATGATGACTTCCTCACGTTGTTCAATAGCAGCTCCACTGGAAGAAAAAAACTAGCAAGTCTAAGCAAAGATTCCCCAGAAAAGAAAACTACCTGGAACATCCTA GATGAGCAGCCCAGGATATTTCCTGCCTCATCCAGCACTCCTGGAAGCATGAGGAAGAAAGAAATCTGTGTACCCCTTGCAGCTAATTTCACTGCCAATAATAG GAGTAACAAAGGTGCCATGGGCAACTGCGTCACCACTATGGTGCATAACAATTACTCCACTACGGACAAAGTATCTGTGCCAAAGAGCTCCAATCAAGCTACAACTTCGCTCAA CAACATCATCAAAGCTACCTCTAATGAAGACACAGACAGCAGCAGTTACATGAAATCTCAGAAGAACTTTTCCAGCAGCAACATCCTGGCTTGGAACAATAACACCAGTAGTAGCAGTCCCCCAGCTAGGATACAAGAAGTGTCTGAGGAGGAGGCTGAGCG ATTTGTTAACCAAGTCAATTCGGCTGCTGTGACAATCCAGCGCTGGTACCGGTGGCATTCTCAGAGGCACAAGGAAGGTGTAGCTCAGCTTGAGCGATTGTTAGCTTCCAAAAGAGAG gaaaagcagcagcagcagcagcagacagATGAGGGCAACATCTTGGATTTGCAGCAGAGACGAGatgaggagaggaaaaaaatacgAGAGGAGAAAGCTCGCCTTGCCCGAAGAGCAGCTATCCAG GAGCTGCAACAAAAACGAACCCAAAAAGCTTTAGAGACACAGCGTTTggtggaggaggagctggcagtaATTAAAGAAGGCAAGAAAGCCAGAAGAAGGAAAAGTGAGAAAGCCAGCTCTTTGAAAAATAGCAGTCCTGCTAACAGCATCATCAAAGCCAACAATGCAG GGGCCAACTTCCACTTTGCGGGAATAGATTTAGAAGAAGCTTCTGCCATGCCATCTCTTTGTCGTTCAGCACAAAACAAAGGACTTGAAGAACAGCCACAG GATGGGAGTTCGGGAAAAATGCCCAGTGAAGATTTGGATGGTATGATGAGCACAGCCAGTAGGATGCATTCCAAAATAACCTTTCATGACCTACTAGACACCCTGAAGCTTTTGGAAGCGGATCCAGAATTTCTGCCACTGCTACCGTATCAAACAAAGGTTTTCAAGGATTACAAATATGCTTGGATAGATGGG GACTTGGACTCAATTTCTCTAACCACTGATAACGTAGAGAAGTTTGGAAAATTGAACTGCTCCCTGGGAGCCCCTGAAGAAGGAACATTATTGTCAGAAACAAAACTTCAGAATATAatgagctttttggatgagatggAAAAATCTGAGCAGGAACGACCCAGGTCTGTTGCCTCAGCTTCACAGCAAGAG GGATTATTGCCAGAAGAAGAACTCGCCCACTTGGATCAGGTCTCAGCAGTTGCCACAGAAGTCACCAGCTCTATCCAGAAGCTGAAGTTGGaagtagaagaaaagaagagagctgttgcttttctacaaagagcaCTG GCTCAACAGCAGGAGTTAACTGGGCAGCATGTTAAAGATGTACAGAAAGAGCTGACTCACCAACTGACTATGCAGAGGGAGCAGTATGAAGCTGCAATCCAACGGCACCTAGCCTTCATTGACCAG CTCATCGATGACAAAAGAGCTCTGAATCAGAAATGTGAAGCAGTGGTATCTGAATTGAAGCTTGTGGATCAGAAATATACAAAGAAAATTGCCCAGATGCAAGAGCAGCATGAGTTG GAAATAAAGAAGCTGAAACAACTGATGACTGCCACAGAAAAAATCCGCCGAGAGAAATGGATTGATGAAAAGACCAAGAAGATCAAAGAGATCACTGTTAAAG GCTTGGAGCCTGAAATCCAGAAGCTCATTGCTAAACACAAGCTAGAGATCAAAAAGCTGAAATCGCTGCATGAAGTAGAACTACTGCAGTCGGATGAGCGTGCAGCTCAGCGCTACATTCGACAGACAGAAGAACTGAAAGAGATGCTGGAGCATGAGAAGGAAGAGCAGGGGCAGCGAGAGAGAGAACTGGCAAGGCAGCG GTATGAGAAGCAGCTGGAGCAGGAGGAGCAGTCTCTACAGCAACAGCGGCGCCGACTCTACAATGAAGTGGCTGAGGAGAAGGAGAGGCTAAACCAACAGGCTGCCAG GCAAAGAGCTCAACTGGAGGATTTGCGAAAGCAATTGGAAGAGAACAATTCGATTGTTACCAAGGCTTTAAAGGAAGAAtatgagaaagggaaggaagaacagGAGCGACGGCATCAG GTAGAAATACAGACCTTGAAGATGCAACTGGATATGGAGAAGCAGGCCTGGGAGGCCTCTTACCTGAAAAAAGAG GAGGCCTGGTTGCTAACTCGAGAACGGGAGCTAAGAGAAGAAGTCCGGAAAGAAAGGGACAAGGAGATTGAGCTAGTCATCCAGAAGCTAGAAGCTGACATGTCTTCTGCCAAGGATGAATGTGAGAGGATTGCAGAGAACAG AATAAAGAGAATGCGAGACAAATATGAATTAGAGCTGCGGGAATTGGAGCTGTCGGAACGAAAGTTTCAAGAACGCTGCAATGAGCTGAAGGGGCGTTTGCTGGAAGCAGAAAGTGAGACTGTTCGTCTCCAGGGTCTTCTACGCCAGAAGGAACAGGAAGTTGAGGACATCCGAAAG GTGAAGGACCAATTAGCTCAGGAGCGCAGCAGCCTTTCTGAGGTTATTCGGCAAGAGTTTGCAGACCGACTGGTGACCACAGAAGAAGACAACAAACATCTCAAGATAGAAATGGCTGAACTTCGTGCCCGTCAGCGCTTGGAGCTGGACAGAGTGATGCGAGACAAAGAGGAGGAGCTGGAAGAGGTGCATAAAAG